One part of the Vitis riparia cultivar Riparia Gloire de Montpellier isolate 1030 chromosome 15, EGFV_Vit.rip_1.0, whole genome shotgun sequence genome encodes these proteins:
- the LOC117932131 gene encoding RAB6A-GEF complex partner protein 1-like isoform X4, which translates to MYMAYGWPQVIPLEQGLCPTSEQIVYLKLVNRLLLVVAPSHLELWSCSQHKVRLGKYKRDADSIQREGENMKAVWSPDAKLIAVLTSSFFLHIFKVQFTEKKIQIGGKQPSGLFLATISLLLSEQVPFAKKDLTVSNIVSDNKHMLLGLSDGSLYTISWKGEFCGAFELDSPMHDSNKVSELSHSLDNGVSSRGAPGVVSTSTHNTSQQSAVIQLELSLLLRLLFVLYSDGQLVLCSVSKKGLKQSELIKAETRLGSGDSVCASIASEQQILAVGTRRGVVELYDLAESASLIRTVSLYDWGYSMDDTGPVSCIAWTPDNSAFAVGWKLRGLTVWSVSGCRLMSTIRQMGLSSVSSPVVKPNQDCKFEPMMGGTSLMQWDEYGYRLYAIEERCIERIVAFSFGKCCLNRGVSGTTYVRQVIYGEDRLLVVQSEDTDELKIFHLNLPVSYISQNWPVQHVVASKDGMYLAVAGLHGLILYDIRLKKWRMFGDISQEQKIQCNGLLWLGKIVVVCNYVDSSNTYELLFYPRYHLDQSSLLGRKTLLAKPMVMDVYQDYILVTYRPFDVHIFHVKLSGELTPSRTPDLQLSTVRELSIMTAKSHPSAMRFIPDQLPREYILKNHISSSSDLLAREPARCLILRVNGELSLLDLDDGRERELTDSVELFWVTCGQSEEKTNLIEEVSWLDYGHRGMQVWYPSPGVDPFKQEDFLQLDPELEFDREIYPLGLLPNAGVVVGVSQRMSFTSGTEFPCFEPSPQAQTILHCLLRHLLQRDKSEEALRLAQLSAEKPHFSHCLEWLLFTVFDAEISRQNSNKSQVSGPKGGGKFSLLEKTCDLIKNFPEYLDVVVSVARKTDGRHWANLFAAAGRSTELFEECFQRRWYRTAACYILVIAKLEGPAVSQYCALRLLQVNTCWQPLMNLYMN; encoded by the exons ATGTATATGGCGTATGGATGGCCTCAGGTCATCCCTCTCGAACAAGGCCTGTGCCCTACATCTGAGCAGATCGTATACCTCAAACTAGTGAATCGCTTGTTGCTTGTTGTGGCTCCCTCTCATCTCGAGCTCTGGAGCTGTTCTCAG CATAAAGTGAGATTGGGAAAGTACAAGAGGGATGCGGATTCGATTCAGCGGGAGGGTGAGAATATGAAGGCTGTGTGGAGTCCTGATGCCAAATTGATTGCAGTTCTC ACATCTTCgtttttccttcacatttttaaGGTTCAGTTCacggaaaaaaaaatacaaattggAGGGAAGCAGCCATCTGGCTTGTTTCTTGCAACTATTTCTCTACTTCTCAGTGAGCAGGTGCCCTTTGCAAAAAAGGACTTGACAGT GAGCAATATTGTGAGTGATAACaaacatatgctccttggactCTCAGATGGATCTTTATATACTATTTCCTGGAAAGGGGAG TTTTGTGGGGCCTTTGAACTTGATTCCCCTATGCATGACAGCAATAAAGTTTCTGAATTATCACATTCTCTAGACAATGGTGTTTCTTCAAGAGGGGCTCCAGGAGTAGTTTCTACATCCACTCATAATACATCCCAACAATCTGCTGTTATTCAGCTGGAGCTTTCCCTACTATTGAGGTTATTGTTTGTGCTTTACTCTGATGGGCAATTGGTGTTATGTTCTGTAAGTAAGAAGGGCTTAAAACAATCCGAATTAATCAAAGCGGAAACAAGGTTGGGTTCTGGTGATTCTGTATGTGCTTCAATAGCTTCAGAGCAGCAAATCCTGGCTGTAGGTACCAGAAGAGGTGTTGTTGAGCTATATGACCTTGCTGAATCTGCATCACTTATTCGGACTGTATCATTGTATGATTGGGG TTATTCAATGGACGATACTGGTCCGGTAAGTTGTATTGCATGGACACCTGATAATTCCGCTTTTGCTGTTGGATGGAAGTTAAGAGGGCTTACAGTTTGGTCTGTTTCTGGCTGTCGTTTGATGTCTACAATACGCCAAATGGGTTTAAGTTCGGTATCTTCTCCAGTTGTTAAGCCAAACCAAGATTGTAAATTTGAACCTATGATGGGTGGTACCTCACTGATGCAGTGGGATGAATATGGATATAGGCTTTATGCTATTGAGGAAAGATGTATAGAGAGAATTGTTGCATTTTCTTTTGGTAAATGTTGCCTTAACAGAGGAGTTTCAGGCACGACTTATGTCCGCCAAGTGATCTATGGTGAAGATCGTTTGCTTGTTGTGCAGTCGGAAGATACGgatgaacttaaaatttttcacCTTAACCTTCCA GTTTCTTATATCTCCCAAAATTGGCCTGTTCAACATGTGGTGGCTAGCAAGGATGGGATGTACTTAGCAGTTGCTGGTCTCCATGGCTTAATCTTATACGATATTCGTCTGAAAAAATGGCGAATGTTTGGAGATATTTCCCAGGAACAAAAGATCCAGTGCAATGGGTTGTTGTGGCTGGGAAAAATTGTTGTTGTCTGCAACTATGTTGATTCTTCTAACAC GTATGAATTGCTTTTCTATCCAAGATATCACCTTGATCAGAGCTCACTACTTGGTCGGAAAACCTTGCTTGCCAAGCCCATGGTGATGGATGTCTATCAGGATTATATACTTGTTACTTATCGCCCATTTGATGTGCATATATTCCATGTGAAATTATCTGGTGAATTGACACCTTCCAGGACTCCAGATTtgcag CTTTCTACAGTACGAGAGCTCTCTATCATGACTGCAAAGAGCCATCCTTCAGCGATGCGTTTTATCCCTGATCAGCTTCCAAGAGAGTACATCCTAAAGAATCACATTTCATCCTCATCAGATTTATTGGCCAGAGAGCCTGCCAG ATGTTTGATATTGAGAGTGAATGGGGAGCTTTCACTACTTGACCTGGATGATGGACGTGAAAGAGAGCTCACGGATTCTGTTGAATTATTTTGGGTTACCTGTGGTCAATCAGAGGAAAAAACAAACCTAATTGAGGAAGTTTCATGGTTGGATTATGGCCATAGAGGAATGCAG GTTTGGTATCCATCTCCAGGTGTTGACCCTTTTAAGCAGGAGGATTTCTTGCAG TTGGATCCTGAGCTGGAATTTGACCGTGAGATATACCCTCTTGGGCTTCTTCCAAATGCTGGGGTGGTTGTGGGTGTTTCCCAGAGAATGTCATTTACATCAGGCACAGAGTTCCCATGTTTTGAGCCATCTCCTCAAGCTCAAACTATTCTGCATTGCCTACTCCGGCACCTTCTTCAG AGGGACAAGAGCGAGGAAGCATTACGTTTGGCACAATTATCAGCAGAGAAGCCTCATTTTTCCCATTGTCTGGAGTGGCTTCTTTTTACTGTATTTGATGCTGAAATTTCCAG GCAAAACTCAAATAAAAGCCAAGTTTCAGGCCCTAAAGGTGGAGGCAAGTTCTCTCTTTTGGAGAAGACCtgtgatttaataaaaaactttccGGAGTATCTTGATGTGGTTGTAAGTGTTGCAAGAAAAACTGATGGTAGACACTGGGCAAATTTGTTCGCTGCTGCTGGAAGATCGACAGA GTTATTTGAGGAATGCTTCCAACGGAGATGGTACAGAACTGCAGCTTGCTATATACTT
- the LOC117932716 gene encoding E3 ubiquitin-protein ligase RHA1B-like, with protein MGFPVGYTEVFLPKLFLHTLSFLGFIRKLIFSLFHFLGLSDFLETDVSWSETQAQVPEYPPVSAVLIREILPVMKFGEAVCGGDAPESCAVCLYDFEVGEEIRRLTNCKHIFHRSCLDRWMDHDQKTCPLCRTPFVPDEMQDEFNQRLWAASGITDFYSEYGTVSGL; from the coding sequence ATGGGGTTTCCTGTGGGATACACAGAGGTTTTCCTCCCAAAGCTTTTCCTCCACACACTCTCCTTTCTGGGTTTCATCAGGAAACTCATTTTCTCGCTCTTTCACTTTCTGGGTCTCTCCGATTTCCTGGAAACCGACGTTTCGTGGTCCGAAACGCAGGCGCAAGTGCCGGAATACCCGCCGGTATCGGCGGTTCTGATCCGTGAAATCCTGCCGGTGATGAAGTTCGGGGAGGCGGTTTGCGGCGGCGACGCGCCGGAGAGTTGCGCCGTATGTCTGTACGACTTCGAGGTAGGAGAAGAGATCAGGCGGTTGACCAATTGTAAACACATTTTCCACCGGAGCTGTCTGGACCGTTGGATGGACCACGATCAGAAGACCTGTCCGCTTTGTAGGACCCCATTTGTGCCTGATGAGATGCAAGATGAGTTCAATCAACGGCTCTGGGCTGCCTCTGGGATCACTGATTTTTACAGTGAATACGGTACCGTTTCGGGCTTGTAG
- the LOC117932715 gene encoding global transcription regulator sge1-like codes for MATKQQLEKMSARQYYRNLWHTDLMHAISADCPYCCFATFCAPCASYMLRRRALYNDMSRYVCCGGYMPCSGRCGESRCPEFCLCTEVFLCFANSVASTRFMLQDEFNIQTTKCDNCIIGFMFCLQQVACIFSIVAMIVGSDEIEEASRILSCLSDIVYCSVCACMQTQHKIEMDKRDGKFGSQPAMAVPPTQQMSRVDQPIPPLVGHPSEPSYGQPHGYPPPGQVQDYPAAGYPPPQAYPPHAYPPQAYPPQAYPPQAHPPQAYPPQAHPPQAYPPQAYPPQAYPPQAYPPPAQPHADR; via the exons ATGGCGACGAAGCAGCAATTGGAGAAGATGTCGGCACGGCAGTACTACCGTAATCTCTGGCACACAGATCTCATGCATGCCATCTCGGCTGATTGTCCCT ATTGTTGCTTTGCAACGTTCTG TGCTCCCTGTGCATCATACATGTTGCGGAGACGAGCTCTTTACAATGACATGTCAAG GTATGTGTGCTGTGGTGGATATATGCCATGCAGTGGTAGATGTGGAGAAAGCAGGTGCCCTGAATTTTGTCTCTGCACTGAG GTTTTCCTTTGCTTTGCAAATTCAGTTGCCAGCACACGTTTTATGTTGCAAGATGAGTTCAATATACAGACAACAAAATGCGATAACTGCATTATT GGATTTATGTTCTGCCTCCAGCAAGTGGCATGCATATTCTCTATAGTTGCTATGATAGTTGGAAGTGATGAAATTGAAGAGGCCTCACGGATATTGTCATGTCTTTCTGACATTGTTTATTGCTC GGTTTGTGCTTGTATGCAG ACACAACACAAGATTGAAATGGATAAAAGAGATGGTAAATTTGGGTCTCAACCAGCAATGGCAGTGCCTCCCACTCAACAGATGTCACGTGTAGATCAGCCAATTCCTCCACTAGTTGGCCATCCTTCTGAACCTTCATATGGGCAACCGCATGGCTACCCCCCTCCTGGTCAAGTTCAAGATTATCCTGCTGCTGGTTATCCTCCTCCACAGGCTTACCCTCCACATGCTTACCCTCCTCAGGCTTACCCTCCACAGGCTTATCCTCCTCAGGCTCACCCTCCACAGGCTTATCCTCCTCAGGCTCACCCTCCACAGGCTTATCCTCCTCAGGCTTACCCTCCTCAGGCTTACCCTCCACAGGCTTACCCACCACCCGCACAACCTCATGCTGACAGGTGA